In a genomic window of Flavobacteriales bacterium:
- a CDS encoding DNA gyrase/topoisomerase IV subunit A, with product MSNDIDKPDSTPEGLGHVPAGGQSGGFSVSGMYKDWFLDYASYVILERAVPALYDGLKPVQRRILHAMDDLDDGRYNKVANIIGHAMQYHPHGDASIGDALVQLGQKDLLIDCQGNWGNTLTGDSAAAPRYIEARLSKFARDVVFNPKTTEWQLSYDGRNKEPVFLPVKFPLLLAQGAEGIAVGLSCKLLPHNFNELIDASIAVLRKRSFELLPDFPTGGLADVSNYNEGGRGGRVRCRARIQKLDAKTLEITEIPFGTTTASLIESIVKANEKGKIKVRHIDDNTAESVSIVIHLAAGVSPDTTIDALYAFTDCEVSIAPNAVVIENDKPRFVSVKELLRISTENTLRLLELELRIKKSELEEQWHFASLERIFIEKKVYRKIEEAETWEEVLSFIEKGLKPHIQDLKRPVTQEDILRLTEIRIKRISKFDSFKADEHIKQLAEQIAEVQGKLDRIVDHAVDYFKELKKKYGMGRERRTELRPFDTIVAAKVAVANKKLYVDRKEGFMGWSLKEAELVTECSEMDDIIVFRINGSMTVTRMADKKFVGKGIEHIAVFKKNDERTIYHMVYQDGVKGPYFMKRFVVTGVTRDKEYDLTGGAPGSTLEYFTCNPDGASEVITVVLKPRPNLRKTKFDVDFAELAVKGRGSKGNLLTRYAVQKVTQKERGTSTLGAIPVWYDETVRRLNDTGHGRYLGRFKGEDRILCISKSGKYQLFPFVLSTHFPDDALTVVKWSPKDVVSAVYWDGEKEQFNVKRFQVEPSREAVSFITEHDQSKLVLHSLVPEPELHIAYDKRSTARADEDIDLAGFIGVKGVKAIGNRLTPHKVKELTLNSPVFVPLTPEQEEVQGMLITDDEIGNLDAPEEEGLEESPMKQMKRAKRTSAEEISPEDPLIGGYKPGKQIELGLDE from the coding sequence ATGAGCAACGACATCGATAAGCCCGATAGCACTCCCGAAGGACTCGGCCACGTGCCCGCTGGCGGACAGTCCGGCGGCTTCAGCGTGAGCGGCATGTACAAGGACTGGTTCCTCGACTACGCCAGCTACGTGATCCTGGAGCGCGCCGTGCCCGCGCTCTACGATGGCCTCAAGCCCGTGCAGCGCCGCATCCTGCACGCCATGGACGACCTGGACGATGGCCGCTACAACAAGGTGGCCAACATCATCGGCCATGCCATGCAGTACCACCCGCACGGCGACGCCAGCATCGGCGATGCGCTGGTGCAGCTCGGGCAGAAGGACCTGCTGATCGATTGCCAGGGCAACTGGGGAAACACCCTCACCGGCGACAGCGCCGCCGCGCCGCGCTACATCGAGGCGCGCCTCAGCAAGTTCGCGCGCGACGTGGTCTTCAATCCCAAGACCACCGAATGGCAGCTCAGCTACGACGGCCGCAACAAGGAGCCGGTCTTCCTGCCGGTGAAGTTCCCGCTGCTGCTGGCGCAGGGCGCCGAAGGCATCGCCGTGGGCCTCAGCTGCAAATTGCTGCCGCACAACTTCAACGAGCTCATCGACGCCAGCATCGCCGTGCTGCGCAAGCGCTCCTTCGAGCTGCTGCCCGATTTCCCCACGGGCGGCCTGGCCGACGTGAGCAACTACAACGAGGGCGGCCGCGGCGGGCGCGTGCGCTGCCGCGCGCGCATCCAGAAGCTCGATGCCAAGACGCTCGAGATCACCGAGATCCCCTTCGGCACCACCACCGCCTCGCTCATCGAGAGCATCGTGAAGGCCAACGAGAAGGGCAAGATCAAGGTGCGCCACATCGACGACAACACGGCCGAGTCCGTGTCCATCGTCATCCACCTCGCCGCCGGCGTGAGCCCCGACACCACCATCGACGCGCTCTACGCCTTCACCGATTGCGAGGTGAGCATCGCGCCCAACGCCGTCGTCATCGAGAACGACAAGCCGCGCTTCGTGAGCGTGAAGGAGCTGCTGCGCATCAGCACGGAGAACACCCTGCGGCTGCTGGAGCTGGAGCTGAGGATCAAGAAGAGCGAGCTCGAGGAGCAATGGCACTTCGCCTCGCTCGAGCGCATCTTCATCGAGAAGAAGGTCTATCGGAAGATCGAGGAGGCCGAGACCTGGGAAGAGGTGCTCAGCTTCATCGAGAAGGGCCTGAAGCCGCACATCCAGGACCTCAAGCGCCCGGTGACGCAAGAGGACATCCTGCGCCTCACGGAGATCCGCATCAAGCGCATCTCGAAGTTCGACAGCTTCAAGGCCGACGAGCACATCAAGCAGCTGGCCGAGCAGATCGCCGAGGTGCAGGGCAAGCTCGACCGGATCGTGGACCACGCGGTGGACTACTTCAAGGAGCTGAAGAAGAAGTACGGCATGGGCCGCGAGCGCAGGACCGAATTGCGCCCCTTCGACACCATCGTGGCCGCCAAGGTGGCCGTGGCCAACAAGAAGCTCTACGTGGACCGCAAGGAGGGCTTCATGGGCTGGAGCCTGAAGGAGGCGGAGCTCGTGACCGAATGCTCGGAGATGGACGACATCATCGTGTTCCGGATCAACGGCAGCATGACGGTGACCCGGATGGCCGACAAGAAATTCGTGGGCAAGGGCATCGAGCACATCGCCGTGTTCAAGAAGAACGACGAGCGCACCATCTACCACATGGTCTACCAGGACGGCGTGAAGGGCCCCTACTTCATGAAGCGCTTCGTGGTCACCGGCGTCACGCGCGACAAGGAGTACGACCTCACCGGCGGCGCGCCCGGCAGCACCCTGGAATACTTCACCTGCAACCCCGATGGCGCCAGCGAGGTGATCACCGTGGTGCTGAAGCCGAGGCCCAACCTGCGCAAGACCAAGTTCGATGTGGACTTCGCGGAGCTGGCGGTGAAGGGCCGCGGCAGCAAGGGCAACCTGCTCACCCGCTACGCGGTGCAGAAGGTGACCCAGAAGGAGCGCGGCACCAGCACCCTCGGCGCCATCCCCGTGTGGTACGACGAGACCGTGCGCCGCCTCAACGACACCGGCCACGGGCGCTACCTCGGCCGCTTCAAGGGCGAGGACCGAATCCTTTGCATCAGCAAGAGCGGCAAGTACCAGCTCTTCCCCTTTGTTCTCAGCACCCACTTCCCCGACGATGCCCTCACCGTGGTGAAGTGGAGCCCCAAGGACGTGGTGAGCGCCGTGTACTGGGACGGCGAGAAGGAGCAGTTCAACGTGAAGCGCTTCCAGGTGGAGCCCTCGCGCGAGGCCGTCTCCTTCATCACCGAGCACGACCAGAGCAAGCTCGTGCTGCACAGCCTCGTGCCCGAGCCCGAGCTGCACATCGCCTACGACAAGCGCAGCACCGCGCGCGCCGACGAGGACATCGACCTGGCCGGCTTCATCGGCGTGAAAGGGGTGAAGGCCATCGGCAACCGCCTCACGCCGCACAAGGTGAAGGAGCTCACGCTGAACTCGCCGGTCTTCGTCCCCCTCACCCCGGAGCAGGAAGAGGTGCAGGGCATGCTCATCACCGACGACGAGATCGGCAACCTCGACGCACCGGAAGAGGAAGGCTTGGAGGAGAGCCCCATGAAGCAGATGAAGCGCGCCAAGCGCACCAGCGCCGAAGAGATCAGCCCCGAGGATCCGCTCATCGGCGGCTACAAGCCCGGCAAGCAGATCGAGCTGGGGCTGGATGAGTAG
- a CDS encoding DUF5615 family PIN-like protein produces MRFLANENFPDPSIHILREAGHDVMSIRLEAPGITDHQVITMAQAEHRIILTFDKDYGELIFKKGIESPPSVIFLRYRGRDPEAAARLIEDTLSAGTLLESRFTVIEEDGIRQRIY; encoded by the coding sequence ATGCGCTTCCTGGCCAACGAGAATTTCCCGGACCCGAGTATTCACATCCTGCGTGAAGCAGGTCATGATGTGATGAGCATCCGTTTGGAGGCGCCGGGCATCACGGACCATCAGGTCATCACCATGGCCCAGGCGGAGCACCGCATCATCCTCACGTTCGACAAGGATTATGGCGAGCTGATCTTCAAAAAGGGAATCGAATCGCCTCCTTCAGTGATCTTCCTTCGCTATCGCGGCAGAGACCCCGAAGCGGCTGCCAGGCTGATCGAAGACACACTGTCCGCAGGAACATTGCTCGAAAGTCGCTTCACCGTGATTGAGGAGGACGGTATCCGGCAGCGGATCTATTAG
- a CDS encoding DUF433 domain-containing protein — MEWRTHIVSDKDILLGKPVIKGTRISVELILELMAEGWTEAQVLESYPNITNDDLKAVFAYLRDGMHQAMYLPLRRTA, encoded by the coding sequence ATGGAATGGCGCACGCACATTGTTTCCGATAAGGACATCCTGCTGGGCAAGCCGGTGATCAAGGGCACACGCATCTCGGTGGAGCTGATCCTCGAATTGATGGCCGAGGGCTGGACGGAAGCCCAAGTGCTCGAGAGCTACCCGAACATCACGAACGATGACCTGAAGGCGGTCTTCGCCTACCTCCGCGACGGCATGCATCAAGCCATGTACCTGCCCTTGCGCCGCACTGCCTGA
- a CDS encoding cupin domain-containing protein, protein MATPGETIRNARTGQSMRFIQTHSSSGGETLEIDCVSPPTGVKEPEHIHPFQENTFRIRSGSCTFSVRGVERLVEAGDSISIPANTPHFFYNSGTADCQYIQEFRPALHIEDFFGTFFALANDGKLNKQGIPNLLHGSLIMLKHRNEIRVTRPPWLAQLLAYCILAPFGWLLGYRASYRSGK, encoded by the coding sequence ATGGCCACTCCAGGAGAGACGATCCGAAATGCGAGGACCGGGCAAAGCATGCGGTTCATCCAGACCCATTCATCTTCCGGTGGAGAGACGCTGGAGATCGATTGTGTGAGCCCACCGACCGGCGTGAAGGAGCCGGAGCACATCCACCCGTTCCAAGAGAACACGTTCAGGATTCGCTCAGGCTCGTGCACCTTCTCTGTCCGCGGGGTCGAGCGCTTGGTGGAAGCCGGCGATTCCATCAGCATTCCGGCCAACACGCCGCACTTCTTCTACAATTCAGGCACCGCCGATTGCCAGTACATTCAGGAGTTCCGTCCCGCCCTGCACATCGAGGATTTCTTCGGGACGTTCTTCGCCCTCGCCAATGATGGCAAGCTCAACAAGCAGGGCATACCGAATCTGCTGCATGGCTCATTGATCATGCTCAAGCATCGGAATGAGATCCGTGTAACACGACCGCCCTGGTTGGCTCAACTCCTGGCGTACTGCATCCTGGCCCCGTTCGGCTGGTTGCTCGGTTACCGTGCGAGCTATCGGTCAGGCAAGTGA
- a CDS encoding LamG domain-containing protein has translation MKQATTLIAIATFCTLFLQDVHAQVNLSAGLAAHWPFTGDAADSSGNGNHGVVNGAVLTDGADGIPNTAYRFNGASDYITVPNSPSLNPVVYSLSARIKPMGYYSGACQGNVILWKGADTSPGHYGLIYADMPYDANCSNFDTLHQNFYNDHGFNITQADTPYIQTNQWYCILSTFDGDSVSFYVNAVLRYRKNVNALGSNGSGISIGRNSFNNYPYWLNASIDDIRIYDRVLNDQEIDALCGLITTTITESKATVDATVLAPNPIPIGGRLVMRNISLPWDRITLNSQDGRELRQWYANSSTAVDLAVDGIAAGTYLVQVWKGASQVVVKQLLIQ, from the coding sequence ATGAAACAGGCCACTACCCTTATTGCAATTGCGACCTTTTGTACCCTGTTCCTGCAGGATGTCCATGCACAGGTGAATCTGTCAGCTGGACTTGCGGCACATTGGCCATTTACCGGTGACGCCGCAGACTCGAGCGGCAATGGCAACCATGGAGTCGTGAATGGTGCGGTGTTAACCGATGGTGCTGATGGCATCCCGAATACCGCGTACCGATTCAATGGGGCTTCGGACTATATCACCGTGCCAAATTCACCTTCTCTAAATCCTGTTGTATACTCGCTATCAGCACGAATCAAGCCGATGGGATACTATTCCGGAGCGTGTCAAGGAAACGTGATTTTATGGAAAGGCGCTGATACAAGTCCAGGACACTATGGGTTAATCTATGCCGACATGCCTTACGACGCAAACTGTTCGAACTTTGACACGCTTCATCAGAATTTCTATAATGATCATGGCTTCAATATCACTCAAGCAGACACACCCTACATCCAAACCAATCAATGGTATTGTATTCTGTCCACATTTGATGGTGATAGTGTGAGCTTTTACGTGAACGCTGTTCTTCGTTACAGAAAGAATGTCAATGCATTAGGCAGCAATGGCAGTGGGATCTCCATAGGTCGAAACAGCTTCAATAACTACCCATACTGGCTCAATGCGTCGATTGATGATATACGTATCTATGATAGGGTATTGAATGATCAGGAGATTGACGCGCTCTGTGGTTTGATTACAACGACGATTACAGAGAGTAAGGCAACCGTTGATGCGACTGTCCTCGCACCGAACCCAATCCCCATTGGAGGTCGGCTCGTAATGCGAAATATCTCTCTGCCATGGGACAGAATCACCCTGAACAGTCAGGATGGAAGGGAATTGAGGCAGTGGTATGCTAACAGTTCGACGGCGGTCGACTTGGCAGTCGATGGAATCGCGGCCGGAACTTATCTCGTTCAAGTCTGGAAAGGTGCGAGTCAGGTCGTTGTGAAGCAGCTGCTGATACAATGA
- a CDS encoding fibronectin type III domain-containing protein, which produces MQLIKAGISRLKTPDVVAKSEYVEGQMTGNTNFPTPSPTVAEVTAARVALVVALAAAESGAHADIVMKNTAVRTLRDLLTKMARYVNSVAGGDVDKAVSSGFELAKRPDPVDRLEAPLDLNARMSSYAGHIDLKWDRVRGARMYQVYMCSGDPAVPANWQVVGVCSKAKHTVTDLPANTFFNFRVTALGRVGEGPASEVVTAKAA; this is translated from the coding sequence ATGCAACTCATCAAAGCTGGAATAAGCCGCTTGAAGACACCCGATGTGGTGGCCAAGAGCGAGTACGTGGAGGGGCAGATGACGGGGAACACCAACTTCCCGACACCCTCACCCACGGTAGCTGAAGTGACCGCTGCCCGTGTCGCCCTCGTGGTCGCCTTGGCGGCTGCCGAGAGCGGCGCGCATGCGGACATTGTGATGAAGAACACGGCGGTGCGCACCCTGCGCGACCTGCTCACCAAGATGGCACGGTATGTCAACAGCGTAGCTGGCGGCGACGTGGACAAGGCGGTGAGCAGCGGTTTCGAGCTGGCCAAGCGCCCCGACCCGGTGGACAGGCTGGAAGCTCCGCTTGACCTCAACGCTCGCATGAGCTCCTACGCAGGCCATATCGACCTGAAGTGGGACCGTGTGCGCGGCGCGCGCATGTACCAGGTGTACATGTGCAGCGGCGACCCCGCCGTGCCAGCCAACTGGCAGGTGGTGGGCGTGTGCAGCAAAGCGAAGCACACCGTGACCGACCTGCCCGCCAACACCTTCTTCAACTTCCGTGTAACCGCTCTCGGCCGTGTGGGCGAAGGCCCTGCGAGCGAAGTGGTAACCGCGAAGGCCGCCTAA